In Prunus dulcis chromosome 2, ALMONDv2, whole genome shotgun sequence, a single genomic region encodes these proteins:
- the LOC117618509 gene encoding uncharacterized protein LOC117618509 isoform X3 translates to MGRNSSSPPAILDDNGGAGGNDLGFHSIRGRLPSKRNPNPSHHPDRARAYTDRSFPRPRSHNTRFYRKGLLWLFPFKGKSVFYVVLIFAVFVFAVATMVLQSSMTLVFRQGSERGRLLREGLKFGSAFRFVPGRVSKRFVEGDGLDRVRMEARIGVRPPRLALILGHMKKDPQSLMLITVMKNIKKLGYELKIFSVAKGKAYKMWEQLGGHISILAPEHCGLIDWSIFGGVIVDSLEAKESMSSLMQEPFCSVPLIWIIQEDTLANRLQLYGEMGLKHLVSHWKRAFNRANVVVFPDFTLPMLYSVLDTGNFFVIPGSPVDVWAAERYSKTHSKDQLRKSNGFEEDDMLVVVVGSSFLYNELSWDYAVAMHAIGPLLLKYARREDAGGSFKFVFLCGNSSDGYDDAFQEVASPLGLPRGSVRHFGLNGDVNSMLLMADIVLYGSFQDVQGFPPLLIRAMTFGIPVIAPDFPVLKKYVTDGIHINTFPNHNPDALMKSFSLMISKGKLSKFARTVASSGRLLAMNLLASECITGYARVLENALNFPSDALLPGPISELQQGTWEWNLFGNEIDYTTGDMQGIDEQSSLESTSVVYALEEEFSGLAYSTNISDNGTWESAQDIPTQLDWDLLTEIENSEEYERLEMEELSERMERDPGLWDDIYRNARKVEKLRFEANERDEGELERTGQSVCIYEIYSGSGTWPFLHHGSLYRGLSLVSLSKKAEKVLEEAIQDNTEGDVIYFWGRLNMNGGMTGSKDALTFWSACDILNGGHCRNVFEHAFRWMYALPNNTEALPPMPEDGGHWSALHSWVMPTHSFLEFVMFSRMFVDSLDALHTNNSGQSMCLLGSSELEQKHCYCRVLEVLVNVWAYHSARKLVYIDPISGSMEEQHRIDQRQAFMWAKYFNATLLKSMDEDLAEAADDGDHPRENWLWPLTGEVHWQGIYEREREVRYRLKMDKKRKTKEKLLERMKYGYKQKTLGG, encoded by the exons ATGGGCCGGAACTCATCGTCTCCCCCAGCTATCCTCGACGACAATGGCGGTGCTGGAGGTAACGATCTAGGCTTCCATTCGATTCGCGGTCGCTTGCCCTCCAAGCggaaccctaaccctagccaccACCCAGACCGGGCCAGGGCCTACACGGATCGATCGTTCCCGCGCCCGAGATCGCACAACACCCGCTTCTATCGCAAGGGCTTGCTGTGGCTTTTTCCCTTCAAAGGAAAGTCGGTGTTCTATGTCGTCCTCATCTTCGCGGTCTTCGTCTTCGCGGTGGCCACGATGGTGTTGCAGAGCTCCATGACTTTGGTTTTCAGGCAAGGAAGTGAGAGAGGGCGGTTGCTCAGGGAAGGCTTGAAGTTTGGGAGCGCCTTCAGGTTTGTGCCTGGGAGGGTTTCGAAAAGGTTCGTGGAGGGTGATGGGCTCGATCGGGTTCGCATGGAGGCGAGGATTGGTGTTCGGCCGCCGAGGCTAGCTCTT ATCCTGGGACACATGAAGAAAGATCCACAATCATTGATGTTGATTACTGTGATGAAGAATATCAAGAAATTGGGTTATGAGCTTAAG ATCTTTTCTGTAGCGAAGGGTAAAGCATATAAAATGTGGGAGCAACTTGGTGGCCACATTTCGATTTTAGCTCCGGAGCATTGTGGCCTTATTGATTGGTCCAT TTTTGGAGGTGTTATTGTGGACTCGCTTGAAGCAAAAGAATCCATGTCAAG CCTTATGCAGGAGCCATTTTGTTCAGTACCACTGATATGGATAATTCAAGAAGATACACTTGCTAATCGTCTTCAATTGTATGGAGAAATGGGCTTGAAGCATCTTGTTTCTCATTGGAAAAGGGCTTTTAATAGAGCTAATGTTGTTGTGTTTCCAGATTTCACTCTGCCG ATGTTATATAGTGTTCTTGACACTGGAAACTTCTTTGTCATTCCTGGATCACCAGTGGATGTTTGGGCTGCAGAAAGGTACAGTAAAACCCACTCCAAGGATCAGTTGAGGAAAAGCAATGGATTCGAGGAAGATGATATGTTGGTTGTAGTTGTTGGGAGTTCATTCCTCTACAATGAGCTTTCATGGGACTATGCTGTGGCAATGCATGCTATTGGACCACTGCTACTAAAATATGCAAGGAGGGAAGATGCAGGAGGgtcatttaaatttgttttcttatgtGGTAATTCCTCCGATGGATATGATGATGCTTTCCAG GAAGTTGCTTCACCTCTGGGACTTCCTCGCGGTTCTGTAAGGCATTTCGGCTTGAATGGTGACGTGAACAGTATGTTATTAATGGCTGACATTGTTCTCTACGGTTCTTTCCAAGATGTACAAGGTTTTCCTCCATTGCTTATCCGTGCCATGACCTTTGGGATCCCAGTCATTGCACCTGATTTTCCTGTCTTGAAGAAATAC GTAACTGATGGAATTCACATAAATACTTTTCCAAACCATAATCCTGATGCTTTAATGAAGTCTTTCTCACTTATGATTTCAAAGGGGAAACTTTCTAAATTTGCTCGAACAGTTGCTTCTTCTGGGAGACTGCTTGCGATGAACCTGCTGGCATCAGAATGCATAACTGGTTATGCAAGGGTTTTGGAGAATGCACTCAATTTTCCATCAGATGCTCTGTTGCCAGGCCCAATCTCCGAGCTTCAACAAGGTACATGGGAATGGAATTTGTTCGGGAATGAAATAGATTATACAACAGGTGATATGCAAGGCATTGATGAGCAGTCATCCTTGGAAAGCACTAGTGTTGTTTATGCTCTTGAAGAAGAGTTTTCGGGTTTGGCTTACTCAACAAACATCTCTGATAATGGAACTTGGGAATCGGCACAAGATATTCCAACTCAATTAGATTGGGATCTCTTGACAGAAATTGAAAACTCTGAAGAATATGAGAGGTTAGAAATGGAGGAG CTATCTGAAAGAATGGAGAGAGACCCTGGTCTATGGGATGATATATATCGTAATGCCCGAAAAGTTGAAAAGCTTAGGTTTGAAGCAAATGAGAGGGATGAGGGAGAACTTGAGAGAACAGGCCAGTCAGTATGCATTTATGAGATATACAGTGGATCTGGGACCTGGCCGTTCTTGCACCATGGTTCTCTGTACCGTGGATTAAGTCTT GTTTCTTTGTCCAAGAAAGCTGAAAAAGTTTTGGAAGAAGCAATACAAGACAACACGGAAGGTGATGTGATATACTTTTGGGGACGCTTGAACATGAATGGTGGGATGACGGGAAGCAAAGATGCACTCACTTTTTGGTCCGCATGTGACATCTTGAATGGGGGCCATTGCAG AAATGTTTTTGAACATGCATTTCGCTGGATGTATGCCTTGCCAAATAATACAGAAGCTCTTCCTCCCATGCCAGAAGATGGTGGTCACTGGTCTGCGTTGCATAGCTGGGTGATGCCAACTCATTCGTTCCTTGAGTTCGTAATGTTTTCTCG GATGTTTGTCGATTCTCTGGATGCATTGCACACCAACAACAGCGGACAAAGCATGTGCTTGTTGGGTTCTTCAGAGCTTGAG CAAAAACATTGTTACTGTCGGGTATTAGAAGTCCTTGTCAATGTCTGGGCTTATCACAGTGCACGAAAGTTGGTTTACATAGATCCTATCTCTGGTTCAATGGAGGAGCAGCACCGAATTGATCAACGCCAAGCATTCATGTGGGCAAAATATTTCAATGCTACATTACTGAAGAGTATGGATGAAGATTTAGCAGAAGCTGCAGACGATGGTGACCATCCAAGGGAGAATTGGTTGTGGCCTCTAACCGGCGAAGTGCATTGGCAAGGAATTTATGAGAGGGAAAGGGAAGTGAGATACAGGCTAAAGATGGACaagaagaggaaaacaaaagaaaaattacttGAAAGAATGAAGTACGGATACAAACAAAAGACGCTTGGAGGATAG
- the LOC117618509 gene encoding uncharacterized protein LOC117618509 isoform X4 translates to MWEQLGGHISILAPEHCGLIDWSIFGGVIVDSLEAKESMSSLMQEPFCSVPLIWIIQEDTLANRLQLYGEMGLKHLVSHWKRAFNRANVVVFPDFTLPMLYSVLDTGNFFVIPGSPVDVWAAERYSKTHSKDQLRKSNGFEEDDMLVVVVGSSFLYNELSWDYAVAMHAIGPLLLKYARREDAGGSFKFVFLCGNSSDGYDDAFQEVASPLGLPRGSVRHFGLNGDVNSMLLMADIVLYGSFQDVQGFPPLLIRAMTFGIPVIAPDFPVLKKYVTDGIHINTFPNHNPDALMKSFSLMISKGKLSKFARTVASSGRLLAMNLLASECITGYARVLENALNFPSDALLPGPISELQQGTWEWNLFGNEIDYTTGDMQGIDEQSSLESTSVVYALEEEFSGLAYSTNISDNGTWESAQDIPTQLDWDLLTEIENSEEYERLEMEELSERMERDPGLWDDIYRNARKVEKLRFEANERDEGELERTGQSVCIYEIYSGSGTWPFLHHGSLYRGLSLSTRARRSTSDDVDAVDRLPILNETHYRNILCEIGGMFAIANKVDSVHKRPWIGFQSWRAAGRKVSLSKKAEKVLEEAIQDNTEGDVIYFWGRLNMNGGMTGSKDALTFWSACDILNGGHCRNVFEHAFRWMYALPNNTEALPPMPEDGGHWSALHSWVMPTHSFLEFVMFSRMFVDSLDALHTNNSGQSMCLLGSSELEQKHCYCRVLEVLVNVWAYHSARKLVYIDPISGSMEEQHRIDQRQAFMWAKYFNATLLKSMDEDLAEAADDGDHPRENWLWPLTGEVHWQGIYEREREVRYRLKMDKKRKTKEKLLERMKYGYKQKTLGG, encoded by the exons ATGTGGGAGCAACTTGGTGGCCACATTTCGATTTTAGCTCCGGAGCATTGTGGCCTTATTGATTGGTCCAT TTTTGGAGGTGTTATTGTGGACTCGCTTGAAGCAAAAGAATCCATGTCAAG CCTTATGCAGGAGCCATTTTGTTCAGTACCACTGATATGGATAATTCAAGAAGATACACTTGCTAATCGTCTTCAATTGTATGGAGAAATGGGCTTGAAGCATCTTGTTTCTCATTGGAAAAGGGCTTTTAATAGAGCTAATGTTGTTGTGTTTCCAGATTTCACTCTGCCG ATGTTATATAGTGTTCTTGACACTGGAAACTTCTTTGTCATTCCTGGATCACCAGTGGATGTTTGGGCTGCAGAAAGGTACAGTAAAACCCACTCCAAGGATCAGTTGAGGAAAAGCAATGGATTCGAGGAAGATGATATGTTGGTTGTAGTTGTTGGGAGTTCATTCCTCTACAATGAGCTTTCATGGGACTATGCTGTGGCAATGCATGCTATTGGACCACTGCTACTAAAATATGCAAGGAGGGAAGATGCAGGAGGgtcatttaaatttgttttcttatgtGGTAATTCCTCCGATGGATATGATGATGCTTTCCAG GAAGTTGCTTCACCTCTGGGACTTCCTCGCGGTTCTGTAAGGCATTTCGGCTTGAATGGTGACGTGAACAGTATGTTATTAATGGCTGACATTGTTCTCTACGGTTCTTTCCAAGATGTACAAGGTTTTCCTCCATTGCTTATCCGTGCCATGACCTTTGGGATCCCAGTCATTGCACCTGATTTTCCTGTCTTGAAGAAATAC GTAACTGATGGAATTCACATAAATACTTTTCCAAACCATAATCCTGATGCTTTAATGAAGTCTTTCTCACTTATGATTTCAAAGGGGAAACTTTCTAAATTTGCTCGAACAGTTGCTTCTTCTGGGAGACTGCTTGCGATGAACCTGCTGGCATCAGAATGCATAACTGGTTATGCAAGGGTTTTGGAGAATGCACTCAATTTTCCATCAGATGCTCTGTTGCCAGGCCCAATCTCCGAGCTTCAACAAGGTACATGGGAATGGAATTTGTTCGGGAATGAAATAGATTATACAACAGGTGATATGCAAGGCATTGATGAGCAGTCATCCTTGGAAAGCACTAGTGTTGTTTATGCTCTTGAAGAAGAGTTTTCGGGTTTGGCTTACTCAACAAACATCTCTGATAATGGAACTTGGGAATCGGCACAAGATATTCCAACTCAATTAGATTGGGATCTCTTGACAGAAATTGAAAACTCTGAAGAATATGAGAGGTTAGAAATGGAGGAG CTATCTGAAAGAATGGAGAGAGACCCTGGTCTATGGGATGATATATATCGTAATGCCCGAAAAGTTGAAAAGCTTAGGTTTGAAGCAAATGAGAGGGATGAGGGAGAACTTGAGAGAACAGGCCAGTCAGTATGCATTTATGAGATATACAGTGGATCTGGGACCTGGCCGTTCTTGCACCATGGTTCTCTGTACCGTGGATTAAGTCTT TCAACCAGAGCACGGAGATCAACATCAGATGATGTGGATGCTGTTGACCGGCTTCCCATATTAAATGAAACTCACTATCGCAATATTCTCTGTGAGATTGGAGGAATGTTCGCTATTGCAAACAAGGTGGATAGCGTCCATAAGCGACCTTGGATTGGGTTTCAATCTTGGCGTGCTGCTGGTAGGAAG GTTTCTTTGTCCAAGAAAGCTGAAAAAGTTTTGGAAGAAGCAATACAAGACAACACGGAAGGTGATGTGATATACTTTTGGGGACGCTTGAACATGAATGGTGGGATGACGGGAAGCAAAGATGCACTCACTTTTTGGTCCGCATGTGACATCTTGAATGGGGGCCATTGCAG AAATGTTTTTGAACATGCATTTCGCTGGATGTATGCCTTGCCAAATAATACAGAAGCTCTTCCTCCCATGCCAGAAGATGGTGGTCACTGGTCTGCGTTGCATAGCTGGGTGATGCCAACTCATTCGTTCCTTGAGTTCGTAATGTTTTCTCG GATGTTTGTCGATTCTCTGGATGCATTGCACACCAACAACAGCGGACAAAGCATGTGCTTGTTGGGTTCTTCAGAGCTTGAG CAAAAACATTGTTACTGTCGGGTATTAGAAGTCCTTGTCAATGTCTGGGCTTATCACAGTGCACGAAAGTTGGTTTACATAGATCCTATCTCTGGTTCAATGGAGGAGCAGCACCGAATTGATCAACGCCAAGCATTCATGTGGGCAAAATATTTCAATGCTACATTACTGAAGAGTATGGATGAAGATTTAGCAGAAGCTGCAGACGATGGTGACCATCCAAGGGAGAATTGGTTGTGGCCTCTAACCGGCGAAGTGCATTGGCAAGGAATTTATGAGAGGGAAAGGGAAGTGAGATACAGGCTAAAGATGGACaagaagaggaaaacaaaagaaaaattacttGAAAGAATGAAGTACGGATACAAACAAAAGACGCTTGGAGGATAG
- the LOC117618509 gene encoding uncharacterized protein LOC117618509 isoform X2: MGRNSSSPPAILDDNGGAGGNDLGFHSIRGRLPSKRNPNPSHHPDRARAYTDRSFPRPRSHNTRFYRKGLLWLFPFKGKSVFYVVLIFAVFVFAVATMVLQSSMTLVFRQGSERGRLLREGLKFGSAFRFVPGRVSKRFVEGDGLDRVRMEARIGVRPPRLALILGHMKKDPQSLMLITVMKNIKKLGYELKGKAYKMWEQLGGHISILAPEHCGLIDWSIFGGVIVDSLEAKESMSSLMQEPFCSVPLIWIIQEDTLANRLQLYGEMGLKHLVSHWKRAFNRANVVVFPDFTLPMLYSVLDTGNFFVIPGSPVDVWAAERYSKTHSKDQLRKSNGFEEDDMLVVVVGSSFLYNELSWDYAVAMHAIGPLLLKYARREDAGGSFKFVFLCGNSSDGYDDAFQEVASPLGLPRGSVRHFGLNGDVNSMLLMADIVLYGSFQDVQGFPPLLIRAMTFGIPVIAPDFPVLKKYVTDGIHINTFPNHNPDALMKSFSLMISKGKLSKFARTVASSGRLLAMNLLASECITGYARVLENALNFPSDALLPGPISELQQGTWEWNLFGNEIDYTTGDMQGIDEQSSLESTSVVYALEEEFSGLAYSTNISDNGTWESAQDIPTQLDWDLLTEIENSEEYERLEMEELSERMERDPGLWDDIYRNARKVEKLRFEANERDEGELERTGQSVCIYEIYSGSGTWPFLHHGSLYRGLSLSTRARRSTSDDVDAVDRLPILNETHYRNILCEIGGMFAIANKVDSVHKRPWIGFQSWRAAGRKVSLSKKAEKVLEEAIQDNTEGDVIYFWGRLNMNGGMTGSKDALTFWSACDILNGGHCRNVFEHAFRWMYALPNNTEALPPMPEDGGHWSALHSWVMPTHSFLEFVMFSRMFVDSLDALHTNNSGQSMCLLGSSELEQKHCYCRVLEVLVNVWAYHSARKLVYIDPISGSMEEQHRIDQRQAFMWAKYFNATLLKSMDEDLAEAADDGDHPRENWLWPLTGEVHWQGIYEREREVRYRLKMDKKRKTKEKLLERMKYGYKQKTLGG; the protein is encoded by the exons ATGGGCCGGAACTCATCGTCTCCCCCAGCTATCCTCGACGACAATGGCGGTGCTGGAGGTAACGATCTAGGCTTCCATTCGATTCGCGGTCGCTTGCCCTCCAAGCggaaccctaaccctagccaccACCCAGACCGGGCCAGGGCCTACACGGATCGATCGTTCCCGCGCCCGAGATCGCACAACACCCGCTTCTATCGCAAGGGCTTGCTGTGGCTTTTTCCCTTCAAAGGAAAGTCGGTGTTCTATGTCGTCCTCATCTTCGCGGTCTTCGTCTTCGCGGTGGCCACGATGGTGTTGCAGAGCTCCATGACTTTGGTTTTCAGGCAAGGAAGTGAGAGAGGGCGGTTGCTCAGGGAAGGCTTGAAGTTTGGGAGCGCCTTCAGGTTTGTGCCTGGGAGGGTTTCGAAAAGGTTCGTGGAGGGTGATGGGCTCGATCGGGTTCGCATGGAGGCGAGGATTGGTGTTCGGCCGCCGAGGCTAGCTCTT ATCCTGGGACACATGAAGAAAGATCCACAATCATTGATGTTGATTACTGTGATGAAGAATATCAAGAAATTGGGTTATGAGCTTAAG GGTAAAGCATATAAAATGTGGGAGCAACTTGGTGGCCACATTTCGATTTTAGCTCCGGAGCATTGTGGCCTTATTGATTGGTCCAT TTTTGGAGGTGTTATTGTGGACTCGCTTGAAGCAAAAGAATCCATGTCAAG CCTTATGCAGGAGCCATTTTGTTCAGTACCACTGATATGGATAATTCAAGAAGATACACTTGCTAATCGTCTTCAATTGTATGGAGAAATGGGCTTGAAGCATCTTGTTTCTCATTGGAAAAGGGCTTTTAATAGAGCTAATGTTGTTGTGTTTCCAGATTTCACTCTGCCG ATGTTATATAGTGTTCTTGACACTGGAAACTTCTTTGTCATTCCTGGATCACCAGTGGATGTTTGGGCTGCAGAAAGGTACAGTAAAACCCACTCCAAGGATCAGTTGAGGAAAAGCAATGGATTCGAGGAAGATGATATGTTGGTTGTAGTTGTTGGGAGTTCATTCCTCTACAATGAGCTTTCATGGGACTATGCTGTGGCAATGCATGCTATTGGACCACTGCTACTAAAATATGCAAGGAGGGAAGATGCAGGAGGgtcatttaaatttgttttcttatgtGGTAATTCCTCCGATGGATATGATGATGCTTTCCAG GAAGTTGCTTCACCTCTGGGACTTCCTCGCGGTTCTGTAAGGCATTTCGGCTTGAATGGTGACGTGAACAGTATGTTATTAATGGCTGACATTGTTCTCTACGGTTCTTTCCAAGATGTACAAGGTTTTCCTCCATTGCTTATCCGTGCCATGACCTTTGGGATCCCAGTCATTGCACCTGATTTTCCTGTCTTGAAGAAATAC GTAACTGATGGAATTCACATAAATACTTTTCCAAACCATAATCCTGATGCTTTAATGAAGTCTTTCTCACTTATGATTTCAAAGGGGAAACTTTCTAAATTTGCTCGAACAGTTGCTTCTTCTGGGAGACTGCTTGCGATGAACCTGCTGGCATCAGAATGCATAACTGGTTATGCAAGGGTTTTGGAGAATGCACTCAATTTTCCATCAGATGCTCTGTTGCCAGGCCCAATCTCCGAGCTTCAACAAGGTACATGGGAATGGAATTTGTTCGGGAATGAAATAGATTATACAACAGGTGATATGCAAGGCATTGATGAGCAGTCATCCTTGGAAAGCACTAGTGTTGTTTATGCTCTTGAAGAAGAGTTTTCGGGTTTGGCTTACTCAACAAACATCTCTGATAATGGAACTTGGGAATCGGCACAAGATATTCCAACTCAATTAGATTGGGATCTCTTGACAGAAATTGAAAACTCTGAAGAATATGAGAGGTTAGAAATGGAGGAG CTATCTGAAAGAATGGAGAGAGACCCTGGTCTATGGGATGATATATATCGTAATGCCCGAAAAGTTGAAAAGCTTAGGTTTGAAGCAAATGAGAGGGATGAGGGAGAACTTGAGAGAACAGGCCAGTCAGTATGCATTTATGAGATATACAGTGGATCTGGGACCTGGCCGTTCTTGCACCATGGTTCTCTGTACCGTGGATTAAGTCTT TCAACCAGAGCACGGAGATCAACATCAGATGATGTGGATGCTGTTGACCGGCTTCCCATATTAAATGAAACTCACTATCGCAATATTCTCTGTGAGATTGGAGGAATGTTCGCTATTGCAAACAAGGTGGATAGCGTCCATAAGCGACCTTGGATTGGGTTTCAATCTTGGCGTGCTGCTGGTAGGAAG GTTTCTTTGTCCAAGAAAGCTGAAAAAGTTTTGGAAGAAGCAATACAAGACAACACGGAAGGTGATGTGATATACTTTTGGGGACGCTTGAACATGAATGGTGGGATGACGGGAAGCAAAGATGCACTCACTTTTTGGTCCGCATGTGACATCTTGAATGGGGGCCATTGCAG AAATGTTTTTGAACATGCATTTCGCTGGATGTATGCCTTGCCAAATAATACAGAAGCTCTTCCTCCCATGCCAGAAGATGGTGGTCACTGGTCTGCGTTGCATAGCTGGGTGATGCCAACTCATTCGTTCCTTGAGTTCGTAATGTTTTCTCG GATGTTTGTCGATTCTCTGGATGCATTGCACACCAACAACAGCGGACAAAGCATGTGCTTGTTGGGTTCTTCAGAGCTTGAG CAAAAACATTGTTACTGTCGGGTATTAGAAGTCCTTGTCAATGTCTGGGCTTATCACAGTGCACGAAAGTTGGTTTACATAGATCCTATCTCTGGTTCAATGGAGGAGCAGCACCGAATTGATCAACGCCAAGCATTCATGTGGGCAAAATATTTCAATGCTACATTACTGAAGAGTATGGATGAAGATTTAGCAGAAGCTGCAGACGATGGTGACCATCCAAGGGAGAATTGGTTGTGGCCTCTAACCGGCGAAGTGCATTGGCAAGGAATTTATGAGAGGGAAAGGGAAGTGAGATACAGGCTAAAGATGGACaagaagaggaaaacaaaagaaaaattacttGAAAGAATGAAGTACGGATACAAACAAAAGACGCTTGGAGGATAG